Proteins encoded within one genomic window of Couchioplanes caeruleus:
- a CDS encoding EAL and HDOD domain-containing protein, with product MTSSAAADGDEVRFVHVGRQPIYDRSGDVIAYELLFRDTSDAENASQRSAQATSRVIVAAFTEFGLAELAGSKACFVNVTREFLVGDLPVPFDANQAVLEIIETVSVDDTVVAGVQSLVERGFTLALDDFVRGTGSERLLDLVTYVKIDMLDTEADETAETVRHCRKFPHLQLIAERLETEEQLQRAMHLGFEYFQGHVLGRPHILSKASLSPARLGRLQLIAALSATEPDIDEIMNLISRDPAITFRLLQATNAAASGLSARVSSVRDAAVLLGMATVRQWVTLMLFSDLTEATEEHLMETLIRARLCQLVADEAGFDGGAAFTVGLLSGIADLLAEPAEDLISQLPLAGPVAEALTDGIGDLGQVLSVVRAYEQGEPAAALDMVGIETMVGTYLSAVGWSRRTLDGALGTAAAEPDSATTP from the coding sequence ATGACTAGCTCGGCTGCCGCAGACGGTGACGAGGTCCGGTTCGTCCATGTGGGCCGTCAACCGATCTACGATCGCAGCGGTGACGTGATCGCCTACGAGTTGCTGTTTCGCGACACCTCGGACGCCGAGAACGCCTCACAAAGGTCCGCGCAGGCGACGAGCCGGGTGATCGTCGCCGCGTTCACCGAGTTCGGCCTGGCCGAGCTGGCAGGCTCCAAAGCCTGTTTTGTCAATGTGACCCGGGAGTTTCTCGTCGGCGACCTGCCCGTACCCTTCGACGCCAACCAGGCCGTCCTCGAGATCATCGAAACCGTTTCCGTGGACGACACGGTCGTCGCCGGTGTCCAGTCGCTGGTCGAACGAGGTTTTACCCTCGCACTGGACGACTTCGTGCGGGGCACCGGCAGTGAGCGACTGCTCGATCTGGTCACCTACGTCAAGATCGACATGTTGGACACCGAGGCGGACGAGACGGCCGAGACGGTGCGGCACTGCCGTAAGTTTCCCCATCTGCAGTTGATCGCTGAGCGGCTCGAGACAGAGGAGCAATTGCAGCGCGCGATGCATCTGGGTTTCGAATACTTCCAGGGCCATGTCCTCGGACGCCCGCACATATTGTCGAAGGCCTCACTGTCGCCGGCACGGCTCGGCCGCCTGCAGTTGATCGCCGCTCTGAGCGCCACCGAGCCGGATATCGACGAGATCATGAACCTGATCAGCCGTGATCCTGCGATCACCTTCCGGCTGTTGCAGGCGACGAACGCGGCCGCGTCCGGGCTGAGCGCCCGGGTGTCGTCCGTGCGTGACGCGGCCGTGCTGCTCGGGATGGCGACCGTGCGGCAATGGGTGACGCTGATGCTGTTCAGCGATCTCACCGAAGCCACCGAGGAACATCTGATGGAGACCTTGATCAGGGCACGGCTGTGTCAGCTCGTCGCAGACGAGGCAGGATTTGACGGCGGCGCCGCTTTCACCGTCGGGCTGTTGTCCGGAATTGCCGACCTGCTGGCCGAGCCGGCGGAGGATCTCATCTCGCAGCTGCCGTTGGCCGGTCCGGTCGCCGAAGCTCTGACCGACGGCATCGGCGATCTGGGGCAAGTTCTTTCCGTGGTGCGCGCCTACGAGCAGGGCGAGCCGGCTGCCGCCCTTGACATGGTCGGCATCGAAACCATGGTCGGCACCTACCTCTCCGCCGTCGGCTGGTCCAGGCGAACTCTGGACGGCGCTCTGGGCACAGCGGCGGCAGAACCGGATAGTGCAACCACGCCGTAG
- a CDS encoding GGDEF domain-containing protein, with protein MLVPVPVVAPSAGVRSLRASALCGLLVPAVSGVYLAGTTGGPHRAAMVATVAAMAVTGLLTYVGAGAVERSDRRVPVELVGAAATIVGAAFLGVLDGGVASPLGALLPFCLVFFAVATPPRKFAPIAAGTALAYWFVALTGGEAPPGYAWVRSLGYGLIAYLCLRHHAALTSLRRRLAQVSRVDSLTGCLNRRGFDERLATELARAEATGSPVTLVLADLDRFKDVNDTYGHQAGDDLLAWAGRTLTDGVRTHDAVGRIGGDEFAALLTDTGTGDAQAVVKRLRATLGPVAPASIGCASYPDEAATAAELKILADQRVYQDKTARVRQVPSSGAVAAARAALERGVEAKVSRRERRRHSTADMGRLGIAVGWSGLAQALVFSTANPRQAAMAVILALAGVLGALVMLTADRLSRSTRLRHWMNAYGFTMYAMATTVVALDGGASSAMAAGLLAGMPLVALSTPRRIAVPLLAAASLSYLGLATFVGASSAWHVAMQLGGTLAVATVCGRQGAVAGQQRRLLTALSRVDVLTDTLNRRGFEERFTAACALAATTGAPIALLIFDLNGFKQVNDQHGHAAGDELLRWVAHTLQTNVGPGDVVGRLGGDEFVVLLTRPNHDSPGAHTDRRAPRAVADSLRTALAHRTAASVGTAVFGQHGTDFDTLYAHADHELYAQKTQRLPAGAPPTTHAPTY; from the coding sequence GTGCTGGTCCCGGTCCCGGTGGTCGCGCCCTCCGCCGGGGTGCGGTCCCTTCGCGCCAGCGCGCTGTGCGGCCTGCTGGTCCCCGCCGTGTCGGGCGTCTACCTCGCCGGGACGACGGGGGGTCCGCACCGCGCCGCGATGGTCGCGACGGTCGCCGCGATGGCCGTCACCGGGCTGCTCACCTACGTTGGTGCCGGCGCGGTGGAGCGGTCCGACCGGCGGGTCCCGGTCGAGCTGGTCGGCGCCGCAGCAACCATCGTCGGCGCCGCGTTCCTCGGCGTGCTCGACGGCGGCGTCGCCAGCCCGCTCGGTGCGCTGCTGCCGTTCTGCCTGGTCTTCTTCGCCGTCGCCACCCCACCGCGGAAGTTCGCCCCGATCGCCGCCGGCACGGCCCTGGCCTACTGGTTCGTCGCGCTGACAGGCGGGGAGGCGCCGCCCGGCTACGCGTGGGTCCGCAGCCTCGGCTACGGCCTCATCGCCTACCTGTGCCTGCGGCATCACGCGGCGCTCACCTCGCTGCGTCGGCGGCTCGCCCAGGTCTCCCGCGTCGACTCACTGACTGGCTGCCTCAACCGGCGTGGCTTCGACGAGCGCCTCGCCACCGAGCTCGCCCGGGCCGAGGCCACCGGCAGCCCCGTCACTCTGGTGCTCGCCGACCTCGACCGCTTCAAAGACGTCAACGACACCTACGGCCATCAGGCCGGCGACGACCTCCTCGCCTGGGCCGGCCGCACCCTCACCGACGGTGTACGCACCCACGACGCCGTCGGCCGCATCGGCGGAGACGAGTTCGCCGCGCTCCTGACCGACACCGGAACCGGTGACGCGCAGGCCGTGGTCAAGCGGCTCCGCGCCACGCTCGGCCCCGTCGCCCCCGCCAGCATCGGGTGCGCCTCCTATCCCGACGAGGCCGCCACCGCGGCCGAGCTGAAGATCCTGGCTGACCAGCGGGTCTACCAGGACAAGACGGCGCGGGTACGGCAGGTGCCGTCGTCCGGCGCCGTTGCCGCCGCCCGCGCCGCGCTCGAGCGCGGCGTCGAGGCCAAGGTGTCCCGCCGGGAGCGACGCCGTCATTCCACCGCCGACATGGGTCGGCTCGGCATCGCGGTCGGCTGGTCCGGTCTCGCGCAGGCACTGGTCTTCAGCACCGCCAACCCACGTCAGGCCGCGATGGCGGTGATCCTGGCCCTGGCCGGCGTGCTCGGCGCCCTGGTGATGCTCACCGCCGACCGTCTCAGCCGCTCCACCCGGCTGCGCCACTGGATGAACGCCTACGGGTTCACCATGTACGCGATGGCCACGACCGTGGTCGCGCTCGACGGCGGCGCGAGCTCGGCGATGGCCGCCGGCCTGCTCGCCGGGATGCCCCTGGTAGCGCTCAGCACCCCGCGCCGCATCGCGGTGCCGCTGCTCGCGGCCGCATCGCTGTCCTACCTCGGGCTCGCGACCTTCGTCGGGGCATCCAGCGCCTGGCACGTCGCCATGCAACTGGGCGGCACGCTCGCCGTCGCGACGGTCTGTGGCCGGCAGGGCGCCGTCGCCGGCCAGCAACGCAGGCTCCTCACCGCCCTGTCCCGCGTCGACGTCCTCACCGACACCCTCAACCGGCGCGGCTTCGAGGAACGCTTCACCGCGGCATGCGCCCTCGCCGCAACCACGGGCGCCCCGATCGCCTTGCTCATCTTCGACCTGAACGGCTTCAAACAGGTCAACGACCAACATGGGCACGCCGCCGGCGACGAACTCCTGCGTTGGGTCGCCCACACACTGCAGACCAATGTCGGTCCCGGCGACGTCGTCGGCCGGCTCGGCGGCGACGAGTTCGTCGTCCTGCTCACCCGGCCCAACCACGACAGCCCCGGCGCGCACACCGACCGGCGGGCTCCCCGGGCTGTCGCCGACTCGCTCCGCACGGCGCTGGCGCACCGCACCGCCGCGAGCGTCGGCACCGCGGTCTTCGGCCAGCACGGCACCGACTTCGACACCCTCTACGCTCACGCCGACCACGAGCTCTACGCGCAGAAGACACAGCGCCTACCCGCCGGAGCCCCTCCCACGACGCACGCACCGACGTACTGA
- a CDS encoding helix-turn-helix domain-containing protein, translating to MEHPTKHTLDAVGPRLKHLRQRRDITLSDLADQTGISISTLSRLEAGLRRPTLEQLLPLARAHGVTLDELVDAPQTGDPRINMRPIPTTDGRTIVPLTRRPGGIQAYKFILPAGHDDDEPRLRTHEGYDWAFVLSGKLRLVLGRHDLILGPGEAAEFDTRTPHWFGATSAGPVEFLSLVGKQGERAHVRTAATAAPRQ from the coding sequence ATGGAACACCCGACCAAACACACCCTCGACGCCGTAGGACCACGACTCAAGCATCTGCGCCAACGACGCGACATCACCCTCAGCGACCTCGCGGACCAGACCGGCATCTCGATCAGCACGCTGTCACGGCTCGAAGCCGGCCTCCGGCGGCCCACCCTCGAACAGCTGCTACCGCTGGCCCGCGCGCACGGTGTCACCCTCGACGAACTCGTCGACGCACCGCAGACCGGCGACCCCCGCATCAACATGCGCCCCATACCGACCACCGACGGCAGGACCATCGTGCCCCTGACCCGCCGGCCCGGCGGCATCCAGGCCTACAAGTTCATCCTGCCCGCCGGACACGACGACGACGAACCTCGCCTACGCACCCACGAAGGCTACGACTGGGCCTTCGTCCTCAGCGGCAAACTCCGCCTCGTCCTCGGACGGCACGACCTCATCCTCGGCCCCGGCGAGGCCGCCGAGTTCGATACCCGGACCCCGCACTGGTTCGGAGCCACCAGCGCAGGACCCGTCGAGTTCCTCAGCCTCGTCGGCAAACAGGGCGAACGCGCACACGTCCGCACAGCCGCAACCGCAGCACCACGCCAATGA
- a CDS encoding NAD(P)/FAD-dependent oxidoreductase, translating to MAGQASEIRDVVIVGGGPAGLSAAVTLTRARRTVTVVDAGEPRNAPADGVHGLLALEGVKPSELLARGREEVLGYGGEIVAGEVVDVSCTSYGLLVVLRDGAVLQGRRLLIATGLVDELPDIPGVREQWGHGVLHCPYCHGWEVRDRRIGVLVTEPMAVHKALMFRQWSADVVLFAGGHRLEPQQLAELEALGVAVVDGGISRLEIAGDRVSGVRLEDGQIVAVDAVVVATRMVARTAPFAGIGIEPVLHPAGAFIESDAFGKTAIPGVWAAGNASDISAQVSGAIAEGARAGQHINADLSREDLDRAVAARATAAGDEGDVR from the coding sequence GTGGCAGGTCAGGCGAGTGAGATCCGCGATGTGGTGATCGTGGGAGGCGGCCCGGCCGGGCTCAGTGCCGCCGTGACGTTGACTCGGGCACGTCGCACGGTGACCGTGGTCGACGCGGGCGAGCCGAGGAACGCCCCGGCCGACGGCGTGCACGGGCTTCTGGCCTTGGAGGGGGTGAAGCCTTCGGAGTTACTGGCCCGGGGGCGCGAGGAAGTCCTCGGGTATGGCGGTGAGATCGTCGCGGGCGAGGTGGTCGACGTCTCGTGCACCTCGTACGGACTCCTGGTCGTGCTGCGTGACGGCGCGGTCCTGCAGGGTCGCCGGCTGCTGATCGCCACCGGTCTCGTCGACGAGCTGCCGGACATTCCCGGAGTTCGCGAGCAGTGGGGACATGGCGTCCTGCATTGTCCGTACTGCCATGGCTGGGAGGTTCGTGACCGCCGGATCGGAGTGCTGGTCACCGAGCCGATGGCTGTGCACAAGGCGTTGATGTTCCGTCAGTGGAGCGCCGACGTGGTGCTGTTCGCCGGGGGCCATCGACTCGAGCCGCAACAGCTCGCCGAGCTGGAGGCGCTCGGCGTCGCGGTGGTCGACGGCGGCATCTCACGCCTGGAGATCGCCGGCGACCGGGTCAGCGGTGTGCGGCTGGAGGACGGGCAGATCGTCGCGGTCGACGCGGTCGTCGTGGCCACGCGGATGGTCGCCCGCACGGCACCCTTCGCCGGGATCGGCATCGAGCCGGTCCTGCACCCGGCCGGGGCGTTCATCGAGTCCGACGCGTTCGGCAAGACCGCGATCCCGGGCGTCTGGGCCGCCGGTAACGCCTCCGACATCTCCGCGCAGGTCAGTGGTGCGATCGCCGAGGGTGCCCGTGCCGGCCAGCACATCAACGCCGACTTGAGCAGGGAAGACCTGGACCGTGCCGTGGCAGCACGTGCCACCGCGGCCGGCGATGAGGGAGACGTTCGATGA
- a CDS encoding class I SAM-dependent methyltransferase: MTHAFDKPYWDQIWQSDRVAAMAAGQPNPHLVREVGDLAPGTALEAGCGAGAEAIWLATRGWQVTAADIAAAALTHAAERATAAGVDAKVAWVEADLSRWEPNARYDLVTTHYAHPAMPKLDFYERIASWVASKGTLLIVGHLHHHDQNATSGHGHGHGHGGTEPPAAATVTAADITTRLDPSVWDVVTAEESHRNLIGPDGHPVSIHDVVVEASRR; encoded by the coding sequence ATGACGCACGCGTTCGACAAGCCGTACTGGGACCAGATCTGGCAGAGCGACCGGGTCGCGGCCATGGCTGCCGGACAGCCCAACCCGCATCTGGTGCGCGAGGTAGGCGACCTGGCACCCGGGACGGCCCTGGAAGCGGGCTGCGGTGCCGGAGCCGAGGCGATCTGGCTCGCCACCCGAGGCTGGCAGGTCACCGCCGCCGATATCGCCGCCGCAGCGCTCACCCACGCGGCCGAGCGCGCCACCGCTGCCGGCGTCGACGCGAAGGTGGCCTGGGTCGAGGCAGACCTGTCCCGGTGGGAGCCGAACGCCCGGTACGACCTGGTCACCACACACTATGCGCATCCCGCGATGCCCAAGCTGGACTTCTACGAGCGCATCGCGTCCTGGGTCGCCTCCAAGGGCACGCTCCTCATCGTCGGCCATCTCCACCACCACGATCAAAATGCCACCTCCGGGCACGGACACGGACACGGGCACGGCGGGACCGAGCCGCCCGCCGCGGCAACGGTGACAGCAGCCGACATCACGACCCGCCTCGATCCGAGCGTGTGGGACGTCGTGACCGCCGAGGAATCGCACCGAAACCTGATCGGCCCTGACGGCCACCCGGTTTCCATCCACGACGTCGTCGTCGAAGCCAGCCGCCGCTAA
- a CDS encoding tyrosine-type recombinase/integrase: MRRSEMLGLTIDAVVQIGSAYWLRVPVGKMHTDRYVPLHPQLKTLLDDWQLRRPEGLRSNLLFTDHGRPVNASRIEAAVRKAAEQAGLGRVTPHQLRHTLATQAINRGMSLEAIAALLGHRSLSVTRVYARIADRTVADEYFAVSEKVEALYDAPRRLPAEAEGSEMGKLRREMHRRMLGNGYCARPVEMDCHFESICESCTFFVTTIEFRPTLERQRNDAAAKGQVAREQIFDGLLTRLDEQAS, encoded by the coding sequence ATGCGCCGCAGCGAAATGCTCGGCCTGACCATCGACGCGGTGGTCCAGATCGGCTCCGCCTACTGGCTGCGGGTTCCAGTTGGCAAGATGCACACCGACCGCTACGTTCCCCTGCACCCACAGCTGAAGACCCTGCTCGACGATTGGCAATTGCGCCGGCCAGAGGGTCTGCGGTCGAACCTGTTGTTCACCGACCACGGCCGCCCGGTCAACGCCTCCCGCATCGAAGCTGCGGTCCGCAAGGCCGCCGAACAGGCCGGACTCGGCCGAGTCACTCCCCACCAGCTCCGGCATACCCTGGCCACCCAGGCGATCAACCGGGGGATGTCGTTGGAAGCCATCGCCGCGCTGCTTGGCCACCGATCGTTGTCCGTGACCCGTGTTTACGCGCGGATCGCCGACCGGACTGTCGCGGACGAGTACTTCGCGGTCTCGGAGAAGGTAGAGGCGCTCTACGACGCCCCGCGCCGGCTGCCCGCCGAAGCCGAGGGCTCCGAGATGGGCAAACTCCGCCGCGAGATGCACCGCCGGATGCTCGGTAACGGCTACTGCGCTCGCCCCGTCGAGATGGACTGCCACTTCGAGTCGATCTGCGAGTCCTGCACCTTCTTCGTCACGACCATCGAGTTCCGGCCCACCCTCGAACGACAGCGAAATGACGCGGCAGCGAAGGGACAGGTCGCCCGCGAGCAGATCTTCGACGGACTCCTGACCCGACTCGACGAACAAGCCAGCTGA
- a CDS encoding CPCC family cysteine-rich protein, which translates to MLTFPCVCCGHLTMVEPPGSYDICPVCFWEDDQVQLRWPDWAGGANRPSLIEAQANFKAFGACEERSVAQVRPPRDDEPLDPNWRPIDLERDHFERRGNQEAPWPDDRTVLYWWRYRDAGFWRRGG; encoded by the coding sequence ATGCTGACCTTCCCGTGCGTCTGCTGCGGGCATCTGACCATGGTCGAGCCGCCCGGCTCGTATGACATCTGCCCGGTGTGTTTCTGGGAGGACGATCAGGTGCAACTGCGCTGGCCCGACTGGGCCGGCGGCGCGAACCGGCCGTCATTGATCGAGGCCCAGGCCAACTTCAAGGCATTCGGAGCATGTGAGGAGCGGTCTGTCGCCCAGGTTCGGCCGCCTCGTGATGACGAGCCGCTGGATCCGAACTGGCGCCCCATCGACCTCGAGCGGGACCACTTCGAGCGCCGAGGCAACCAAGAAGCACCGTGGCCTGACGACCGCACTGTCCTGTATTGGTGGCGATACCGCGACGCCGGATTCTGGCGTCGCGGCGGTTGA
- a CDS encoding STAS domain-containing protein — protein sequence MTRFAPTAHTATARVANILLTVLLMMQELLNDAVRTAEIVTVDVGRVRFIDSTVISALVAARNTANHIGCRFILINPAARVRRILQITGVLDIMTDPRADQVQASGLPGGDLDRGHGIHRCPPPWLG from the coding sequence GTGACGAGGTTCGCGCCGACCGCGCACACCGCGACCGCCCGGGTAGCCAACATCCTGCTCACTGTCCTGTTGATGATGCAAGAGCTGCTGAACGACGCGGTACGAACCGCAGAGATCGTTACCGTCGACGTTGGCCGCGTCCGCTTCATCGACTCCACCGTGATCAGTGCGCTGGTTGCCGCCCGCAACACCGCCAACCACATAGGCTGCCGGTTCATCCTGATCAACCCCGCTGCGCGGGTACGCCGGATCTTGCAGATCACCGGCGTCCTCGACATCATGACCGATCCCCGGGCCGACCAGGTTCAAGCCAGCGGCTTACCGGGCGGTGATCTGGATCGTGGCCATGGCATCCACCGATGTCCGCCACCATGGCTGGGGTAA
- a CDS encoding phosphatidylethanolamine-binding protein, with product MSGKRPGSKGYDIQRARLRKDLENSGQANDSGADERANEILQDERGRKGVLRSRRGLGPKGERETSASASASASPRR from the coding sequence ATGTCCGGCAAGCGACCCGGCAGCAAGGGGTACGACATCCAGCGCGCCCGGCTGCGCAAGGACCTGGAGAACTCCGGCCAGGCCAACGACTCCGGCGCCGACGAACGCGCCAACGAGATCCTGCAAGACGAGCGCGGCCGGAAAGGAGTGCTCCGCAGCCGTCGTGGACTCGGGCCGAAGGGTGAGCGTGAGACTTCCGCCTCCGCCTCCGCCTCCGCCTCGCCGAGGCGCTAG
- a CDS encoding TIGR03885 family FMN-dependent LLM class oxidoreductase, translating into MAEIGYHASHEQFAPSDLLRWVGLAEQAGFTAAMSSDHLFPWVAAHRRGVGFSYAWLGAALQATALPYGVVSAPGQRYHPTVLAQAAITLAEMYPGRFWLALGSGEWVNEHVTGDPWPDKATRRARLRECVDVIRALWRGETVNHDGHVRLRNARVYSTADHPPPLLAAAVSEDTARWAGGWADGLITINAPTEQMRRVVDAFREGGGDGKPVRLQYHLAWAPTDDQAAGHVQEQWRHAGVDYPLAWELELPEYFDAATTAIQADDLTGAVAIGAEPGWHAERLAECLCLGFDQILLHNVGPNQPEFIEVFGTKVLPQLVEAGPRALR; encoded by the coding sequence ATGGCCGAGATCGGCTACCACGCCAGCCACGAGCAGTTCGCCCCCAGCGACCTGCTCAGATGGGTAGGCTTGGCCGAGCAGGCGGGATTCACCGCGGCGATGTCCTCGGATCATCTGTTCCCATGGGTCGCCGCGCACCGGCGCGGCGTCGGCTTCTCCTATGCCTGGTTAGGCGCCGCGCTGCAGGCGACCGCGCTGCCCTACGGGGTGGTCAGTGCACCCGGTCAGCGCTACCACCCCACGGTGCTGGCCCAGGCCGCGATCACACTTGCCGAGATGTACCCCGGCCGGTTCTGGCTCGCCCTCGGTAGCGGCGAGTGGGTCAACGAACATGTCACCGGCGATCCGTGGCCGGACAAGGCCACCCGCCGGGCCCGGCTGCGGGAGTGTGTCGACGTGATCCGGGCACTGTGGCGGGGCGAGACGGTCAACCACGACGGCCACGTACGGCTGCGCAACGCCCGGGTGTACTCGACCGCCGACCATCCGCCGCCGCTGCTGGCCGCCGCCGTTTCCGAAGACACGGCCCGCTGGGCCGGCGGCTGGGCCGACGGCCTGATCACCATCAACGCGCCGACCGAGCAGATGCGTCGGGTCGTCGACGCGTTCCGTGAAGGCGGCGGTGACGGCAAGCCGGTCCGGCTGCAGTACCACCTGGCGTGGGCGCCGACCGACGACCAAGCCGCCGGGCATGTCCAGGAACAGTGGCGCCACGCCGGCGTCGACTACCCGCTGGCGTGGGAACTGGAGCTGCCCGAGTACTTCGACGCCGCCACCACCGCGATCCAAGCCGACGACCTGACCGGCGCCGTGGCGATCGGCGCCGAACCGGGCTGGCACGCCGAGCGCCTGGCCGAATGCCTCTGTCTAGGCTTCGACCAGATCCTGCTGCACAACGTCGGGCCCAACCAACCCGAGTTCATCGAGGTGTTCGGCACCAAGGTCCTGCCCCAACTGGTAGAGGCCGGGCCTCGGGCGCTGCGATGA